AGACTGGTTCAGCGCGGCATGGTCATCACGGGTGGAGATCCCAGGCCAACCGACTACTTTCTGCCTCAGGGCATAGACCCCGAGAAATACGCCAAGCCTCCCATGGGCAGCCTTGAGCACCTGCCGCCCAGGGCGGCCATGCTCTCAGGGGCCTATGTCATCGGCGACAATTTTATCTATGTTTCCGCCAAGATCACCCGACTCGACGATCGGGCGGTAATCTCGGCCCACACCTGGACCATTCCCATTACGGACAACGTCCGCCAGCTTCTGCCCCAACTGCGCATGGACGACGGCCTTGAGCCCACGGTGAAGACCACCTTCAACTAGATATCGAAAAAGGGGCACCGAATGATCGGTGCCCCTTGCAAATCAACGGATTTCGTATCAATCGCTCTCTGACTCGTCCACGCGCCAGACCTCTCCCGCGTCGTCGCCCCATTCCTTTTTTGCCAGCCTGTGGCCGAGGTTGAACGCCTTGACATTCACGGCCCGGATCTTGGCCGGAAGCGAGGATTCCAGACTCTTGCGCATGATAGACTGGCCAATGAAGGGCAGCAGGTGCGAAAGAGCGCCCAGGACCACGGTGTTCATGGCCTGGGCCACGCCCACTTTGTCACGGGCCAGACGGGTGAAGGGCAGGCCGAGGAACCTGTTGGTGGGCGGCTGCCTGACCAGATCGGATTCCAGCACCAGCGCACCGCCGGGCTTGAGATAGGGGTAGTAGGCGTTGCAGGCCTCCTGCGAGAGGGCCACCAGCAGATCAAGGCTTTCGGCCTTCGGGTAGCTGATGGGCTCTGAGCTGATAACCAGGTCGCACCGGCTCGAACCGCCGCGCGCCTCGGGACCGTAGCTCTGGGTCTGGGTGACGTTGTAGCCGTGGCCGAGGGCAAGCCCCTGGCCCATGACCCTGCCCAGAGTGATGATGCCCTGGCCGCCAAGACCGGAAAAACGGATCTCGAAACGGTGAAGTTGCTGCTGCTTCATCTACTTGCCCCCCTTGGCCCGCATCTGCGCCTGCAAGGCCAGGTAGCGCTCCTCGAACCCTGGACGGTCCTCTGCCACGAACACGCCGATGGGCAGACGGTCGCGCCGCTGCTCCTCGGTCATCTCTTCAAAACGCTCTATGGGCACGGCGGCCTTTTTCAACCACTTGTACATGTCCACAGGGGTCTTGTAGCGATTCTTGCGGCCGTACTGGGTGTGGCAGGGCGTGATGGCCTCCACCACACTGAATCCGGGCCGGGAGATGGCCTCCTCCATGATCCCCTCCAGCCGCTTGACGTGAAAGACCGTTCCCCGAGCCACATAGTTGGCCCCAGCCCCCCTGGCCAGGGCCACGGTGTCGAAGCTGGCGTCGAGCTGGCCGTAGGGATTGGTCATGGTGGTCGCGCCTTCGGGCGTGGCCGGAGAGCTTTGCCCGCCAGTCATGCCGTAGATGTTGTTATTGAGGATCAGCGCGGTGACGCCGATATTCCGCCGGGCAGCGTGGATCAGGTGATTGCCGCCGATGGAGAGTGCGTCGCCGTCGCCCATGATGCAGATGACATTGAGTCGGGGGCTGGCCATCTTGATGCCGGTGGCAAAGGTCAGGGCGCGGCCGTGGGTGGTGTGGACCGTATTGAAGTCCACATACACCGCCAGACGGCCGGAGCAGCCGATGCCCGCCACGATGACCACATCGTCCTTGGGAATGCCCAGGGTGTGGATGGACCGGATGAGGGTGCCCAGCACGATGCCGTGACCGCACCCGGCACAGAGCACATGCGGGAATTTCTTGTTGTGACGCAGATACTGGTGGATGATCTCGTTGCCTGTGATTTCGCTCATCTGGCTACCCCTGCATGATGACCTTGAGAATTTCCGAGGGAGTGACGATCTGGCCGTCGATGCGGTTGATGGTCCGCACCGAGGCCCGGCCCATGTTGACGCGCTTCACCTCGCGGGACATCTGGCCCATGTTCATCTCGGGCACCACCAGGGTGCGGGCGTGGGCCAGCACCTTTTCCGTTTGCCTGCGCGGGTAGGGAAACAGGGTCTTGAGCTTGAGCAGCCCGGCCCGCACACCGTTTTCCCTCGCCTGCCGCACGGCCAGTTCAGCCGACCGGGCCACGCTGCCGTAGGCGATGACCACCACGTCGGCATCGGCGGTGTCGATGGTATCCACCAGTTGGATGTCGTAGAAGAACTGGTCGATCTTGCGATGTATGCGTTCCATGAGTTCCACGATCTCCTCGGGCCGCTGGGTGGGAAACCCGTTGCGGTCGTGGGTCAGGCCGGTGACGTGGAAACGATAGCCAGAACCCAGCGGAGGCATGGGCGGCACTCCGCGCACGGTCTCCTCGTAGGGCTTGTACCACTCGGGCGGCATGCTCGGCACCGTGCGCGAAAAGACCTCGAATTCTCCCTGGTTGGGAATCGCGATCTTCTCGCGGGTATGCGCCGTGACCTCGTCGAGCAGGAGAATGACCGGAGTGCGATATTTCTCGGCCATGTTGAAGGCAGTGATGGTCATGTCCAGACATTCCTGAACATTGGAGGCGGAGAGCACGATGATGGGATGGTCGCCGTGGGTGCCCCACCGCGCCTGCTGCACATCTCCCTGGGCCGGACTGGTTGGCAGCCCGGTGGAAGGCCCGCCGCGCATGACGTTGACCAGGACCATGGGTGTCTCGGCCATGATGGCGTAGCCCAGGTTCTCCTGCATCAGCGAAAAGCCCGGCCCGGATGTGGCCGTAAGCACCTTGCGTCCGGCCAGGGATGCGCCGATGATGGCCCCCATGCTGGCAATCTCGTCCTCAAGCTGGATGAAAACTCCGTCTTTGATAAGGGGCAGGCGGGCGGCCATGATCTCCATGATCTCCGAAGACGGGGTGATGGGATACCCCCCGTAGAAGGAGCACCCGGCCAAGAGAGCGCCCTCGACCACCGCCTCGTTTCCCAGGGCAAAGATTTCCTTGCGTTTTCTCGGTCTGGCCATGAGTTACGCCCCCTTGTCCGTTGTGTTTGCCGCACGTCGCCGGGGGAGCTTGTCCGCCTCCACGAAATCCTTGTCCCGGACCACGATGGCGAACTCGGGACAGTGCAGCTCGCAGAACCCGCACCGGATGCAATCCTGCTCGCGCACCACGGTGGCCTTCCCCTGCCCGCTCAGTTCAAGCACCCTGCCGGGGCAAAACTCGATACAGATACCGCACCCCTTGCACCAGTCGGGGTACACGGTGATCTTGCTCCTACCCTTTTTCTTGTTGGCCATAGCTCCTTCCGACGCTTGATAGTCTTGAACGGGCGAAACGCCTGCGGTTCACAAAAACACGCCTTTGCCCGGAACAACAGAAACACCAATACAACGCAACCGCTGCCCCTCCCCTGCTCCCAAGTGGGCTGACAGAGGGATCGGCAAAAAAAAGAAACACATACGTCAGAAGCCGGAGGCCGACAGAATAAGCGTCGGTTGATCCGGCCCCAAAGCGACGTTTCTCCACCCGTATACGAAGAAAAAGAAGAAATCTAGGAAAACTCCCGGGCAACGATGCACAAGGCATTGACCACGCTGGCGGCCAGAGCGGATCCGCCTTTGCGCCCCTCAATGGCGATGAAGGGCACAGCCCGACTCATGATCAGCGCCTTGGACTGGGCGGCGTTGACAAATCCGACAGGCATGGCCACCACCAGGGCCGGCGCAGGCATGCCCTGATCCAGGTGTTCCACCAACCGGATGAGGGCGGTGGGCGCATTGCCCACCACAAAGATGATGGGCCTGGCCTTGTCCAAGGCCACATTCACGGCCATGTCCACCGCCAAATCCACGGCTGCCGTAGCCCTGGTGATATGCTCGGCCCTGGCCCGGGCCACAACGCGCTCGTCATTCATCAGGCAGCGCACGGTCGCGCCCAAAGGTTCAAGCCGTCGCACCGGAATTCCCTGCCGGGCCATCTCGGTGTCGGTCACGATTGTCGCCCCGGATCGCAGCGCCTTGAGGCCGGAATCGACTGCATCGGGATGAAAACGGACGAGGTTGAGCAGTTCGAAATCCGCTGTTGTGTGAATCATGCGGCGCACGATCTGCCATTTTACTCCTGAAAAAGGACGCGGCTGCGGTACCTCGGCATCGATAATCCGCAGAGATTCGGCCTCGATTTCGTCCGGGGAAAAGAAATTCTGGAGCGGAAAATCCATCAAAAACCCTCCGGGTTTTTGGCGGAAACGATGGCCACCGAGGCCGATGCCCCGATGCGATTGGCCCCGGCGTCAAGCATGGACAGCGCCTTTTCATAAGTGGAGATGCCGCCGCTGGCCTTGACGCCCACCTCCGGCCCCACTGCCTTACGCATCAGCCGGACAGCCTCGACCGTTGCCCCTCCAGAACCAAAACCCGTACTGGTCTTGACGAAAACCGCCCCGGAATTCACGCAGATATTACACGCAAGAAGGATTTCCTCGTCGCTCAACAGCGCGGTTTCGAGGATCACCTTGACCGGCACCCCCTGGGCCGCACGGACCACGGCGGCAACATCAGCGGCAACAAGGGCGTGATCGCCGTCCTTGAAAGCGCCGAGATTGAGAACCATATCAATCTCCCTCGCGCCCTGCTCCACAGCTGTGGCCATTTCCAGCGCCTTCACGGCGGAAGGCGAAGCACCCAGGGGAAACCCGACCACCGAGACCGGCAGCGGCCCCCTGCCGGCCAGACGGTCTGCCACATGGCCGATACGCACGGAATTGACGCACACTCCGTAAAACCCGAAACGCACGGCCTGGGTGCAGAGTTCATCAAGCTCCCGAACCGTGGCATCGGGTTTGAGCAGCGTATGATCAATGAAGCGGGCAAGCTCTGCCGGAGCCAGGACCATCTAGCGCCCCCTGGCCTGGTAGCGGGACAGGTGGGCCTCCATGCGACGGCTGATGGAGGTCAGCACGTAACAAATGAGAAAATAGAGCAGGGCTATGGTGATCCATATCTCAAAGGAGGCGATCATCTCGCGGTTGTCCACCTGGACGCCGGTACGGGTAAGCTCGTTGACGCCGATGACCGAGGCCAGCGAGGTGTCCTTGGTCAGGGAGACGAACTGGTTGACAAAGGAAGGAATCATGTTGCGCAGGGCCTGGGGCAGGATGATATAGCGCATGGCCTGATAGCGGGAAAGCCCGGACCCCCGCGCAGCCTCCATCTGCCCCTTGGGCAGGGCCAGCACACCCGCGCGCACTATCTCGGCCACATACGCGCCAGTGAAGACAATGAAACAGACAAGGGTTGTGGAAAAGGCTGGCAGCGACTTGCCCAGCACCACCGGAGCAAGGAAAAAGAACCAAAAAATGAGCAGCAACAGCGGCATGCCGCGAATCACTTCAATATACACCACTGCCGGATATTTGACCCACCAGCGCCTGGACAAACGCATCAGACCGGCCGCAAGCCCTATCCAGAAAGCGCCCAGGATGCCGAAAAAGGCCAGGATGATGCCAGCCGCCATGCCGCCCACGTCGTGGACAAAGGGAAACACCCCGTCCACTGTGGCGCGCCCCCAGAGGAAATAGTCGAAATTGTCGAAGACGATATTCCAATGCATGCCCGGCCCCCTAATAACTCACCTGAATCAGGAAATGCTTGTTGTACATGTTGATGCAGAAGGAGACGAACAGCGAAATGGCCAGATATATCAGCAGGGCCGCTGAAAACGCCTCAAAGGGGGCTCCATAATAGGATTCCACCTGACTGGCCATAAACATCAACTCGGTCACGCCGATGACCATGCACAACGACGAGTTCTTGATCAGGTTCAGGGACTGGGAAATGAGCGGTGGGACAACGATACGCAGGGCCTGGGGCAAAATCACGTACCGATAGGCCTGGATAAACGACAGCCCCACGGCACGGGATGCCTCAAGCTGCGTCTTGGGAATGG
The sequence above is drawn from the Pseudodesulfovibrio alkaliphilus genome and encodes:
- a CDS encoding amino acid ABC transporter permease; translation: MHWNIVFDNFDYFLWGRATVDGVFPFVHDVGGMAAGIILAFFGILGAFWIGLAAGLMRLSRRWWVKYPAVVYIEVIRGMPLLLLIFWFFFLAPVVLGKSLPAFSTTLVCFIVFTGAYVAEIVRAGVLALPKGQMEAARGSGLSRYQAMRYIILPQALRNMIPSFVNQFVSLTKDTSLASVIGVNELTRTGVQVDNREMIASFEIWITIALLYFLICYVLTSISRRMEAHLSRYQARGR
- the deoC gene encoding deoxyribose-phosphate aldolase — encoded protein: MVLAPAELARFIDHTLLKPDATVRELDELCTQAVRFGFYGVCVNSVRIGHVADRLAGRGPLPVSVVGFPLGASPSAVKALEMATAVEQGAREIDMVLNLGAFKDGDHALVAADVAAVVRAAQGVPVKVILETALLSDEEILLACNICVNSGAVFVKTSTGFGSGGATVEAVRLMRKAVGPEVGVKASGGISTYEKALSMLDAGANRIGASASVAIVSAKNPEGF
- a CDS encoding FlgO family outer membrane protein, producing MHKTFLAFLVLATLLPAQGCGNRFWEDTKRATGKTYNYVFDTAPTARAFHDQAAVPIEEINLRAANVLYANVGKYELSSKAPVYAKRFENGDDPEDTAIFGTVVMEQVVDRLVQRGMVITGGDPRPTDYFLPQGIDPEKYAKPPMGSLEHLPPRAAMLSGAYVIGDNFIYVSAKITRLDDRAVISAHTWTIPITDNVRQLLPQLRMDDGLEPTVKTTFN
- a CDS encoding 4Fe-4S dicluster domain-containing protein, whose protein sequence is MANKKKGRSKITVYPDWCKGCGICIEFCPGRVLELSGQGKATVVREQDCIRCGFCELHCPEFAIVVRDKDFVEADKLPRRRAANTTDKGA
- a CDS encoding precorrin-8X methylmutase: MDFPLQNFFSPDEIEAESLRIIDAEVPQPRPFSGVKWQIVRRMIHTTADFELLNLVRFHPDAVDSGLKALRSGATIVTDTEMARQGIPVRRLEPLGATVRCLMNDERVVARARAEHITRATAAVDLAVDMAVNVALDKARPIIFVVGNAPTALIRLVEHLDQGMPAPALVVAMPVGFVNAAQSKALIMSRAVPFIAIEGRKGGSALAASVVNALCIVAREFS
- a CDS encoding 2-oxoacid:acceptor oxidoreductase family protein encodes the protein MKQQQLHRFEIRFSGLGGQGIITLGRVMGQGLALGHGYNVTQTQSYGPEARGGSSRCDLVISSEPISYPKAESLDLLVALSQEACNAYYPYLKPGGALVLESDLVRQPPTNRFLGLPFTRLARDKVGVAQAMNTVVLGALSHLLPFIGQSIMRKSLESSLPAKIRAVNVKAFNLGHRLAKKEWGDDAGEVWRVDESESD
- a CDS encoding 2-oxoacid:ferredoxin oxidoreductase subunit beta; amino-acid sequence: MSEITGNEIIHQYLRHNKKFPHVLCAGCGHGIVLGTLIRSIHTLGIPKDDVVIVAGIGCSGRLAVYVDFNTVHTTHGRALTFATGIKMASPRLNVICIMGDGDALSIGGNHLIHAARRNIGVTALILNNNIYGMTGGQSSPATPEGATTMTNPYGQLDASFDTVALARGAGANYVARGTVFHVKRLEGIMEEAISRPGFSVVEAITPCHTQYGRKNRYKTPVDMYKWLKKAAVPIERFEEMTEEQRRDRLPIGVFVAEDRPGFEERYLALQAQMRAKGGK
- a CDS encoding 2-oxoacid:acceptor oxidoreductase subunit alpha; protein product: MARPRKRKEIFALGNEAVVEGALLAGCSFYGGYPITPSSEIMEIMAARLPLIKDGVFIQLEDEIASMGAIIGASLAGRKVLTATSGPGFSLMQENLGYAIMAETPMVLVNVMRGGPSTGLPTSPAQGDVQQARWGTHGDHPIIVLSASNVQECLDMTITAFNMAEKYRTPVILLLDEVTAHTREKIAIPNQGEFEVFSRTVPSMPPEWYKPYEETVRGVPPMPPLGSGYRFHVTGLTHDRNGFPTQRPEEIVELMERIHRKIDQFFYDIQLVDTIDTADADVVVIAYGSVARSAELAVRQARENGVRAGLLKLKTLFPYPRRQTEKVLAHARTLVVPEMNMGQMSREVKRVNMGRASVRTINRIDGQIVTPSEILKVIMQG